Proteins from one Impatiens glandulifera chromosome 2, dImpGla2.1, whole genome shotgun sequence genomic window:
- the LOC124925761 gene encoding metal tolerance protein 4-like: MMEETGDDVRSSLLRFTRRNSVNSLRGEFITKLPLKLQPGIDLESSSLIIDFSKATSTLSKGEKEYYEKQVAVLKSFEEVDSVVASDCLVQEDPQEQVQHERAMKISNYANVILLALKIYATIKSGSIAIAASTLDSLLDLMAGAILWFTHLSMKNVNIYKYPIGKLRVQPVGIIIFAAVMATLGFQILLQAVQQLIEDNPSEKMTSDQLIWLYSIMLFATVVKLALWLYCRTSGNEIVRAYAKDHYFDVVTNVVGLISAVMGDKLYWWIDPVGAIVLAIYTIINWSGTVLENAVSLVGQSAPPDVLQKLTYLVLSHPQVKRVDTVRAYTFGVLYFVEVDIQLPEELPLKEAHNVGETLQIKIEKLREVERAFVHLDFECDHKPEHSILTRLPNYQD, translated from the exons ATGATGGAGGAAACAGGGGATGATGTCAGATCCTCCCTACTCCGATTCACTCGCCGGAACTCCGTCAACTCCCTCCGGGGAGAATTCATCACTAAACTCCCTCTCAAGCTCCAACCTGGCATCGATCTCGAGTCTTCTTCTCTTATAATTGATTTCTCCAAAGCCACTTCAACCCTATCTAAAG GAGAGAAAGAGTACTATGAGAAACAAGTGGCAGTACTGAAATCATTTGAAGAAGTTGACTCTGTCGTTGCCTCTGATTGTCTTGTTCAAGAAGATCCTCAAGAACAAGTTCAACATGAGAGAGCAATGAAGATATCCAATTATGCAAATGTCATATTACTAGCCCTTAAG ATTTATGCTACAATAAAGAGTGGATCCATAGCCATTGCTGCATCAACACTTGATTCCTTACTCGATCTTATGGCTGGTGCTATACTTTGGTTTACTCATCTCTCTATGAAAAATGTCAACATTTACAAATATCCCATCGGAAAACTTAGGGTCCAACCCGTCGGAATTATCATCTTCGCCGCCGTCATGGCCACACTAG gCTTTCAGATATTGCTTCAGGCTGTACAACAGTTAATTGAAGATAACCCCTCGGAAAAGATGACTTCAGATCAATTGATATGGCTCTATTCCATTATGTTATTTGCTACTGTAGTCAAACTTGCATTATGGCTTTACTGTAGAACTTCAGGAAACGAAATTGTCCGGGCATACGCTAAG GATCACTACTTTGATGTGGTGACAAATGTAGTTGGGTTAATTTCGGCAGTCATGGGTGATAAACTGTATTGGTGGATCGACCCTGTTGGTGCCATTGTGCTTGCAATTTACACTATCATAAATTGGTCTGGAACTGTTCTTGAAAACGCGG TTTCGTTGGTGGGACAATCAGCTCCACCGGATGTTCTACAAAAACTGACTTATTTGGTCTTGAGTCATCCACAAGTTAAACGAGTAGACACTGTTCGTGCTTATACGTTTGGCGTGCTATATTTCGTAGAG GTTGACATCCAACTTCCAGAAGAATTGCCATTAAAAGAAGCACATAATGTGGGTGAGACATTACAAATTAAGATTGAGAAGCTTCGAGAAGTTGAACGAGCCTTTGTTCATCTCGACTTTGAATGTGATCATAAACCAGAGCATTCTATACTCACCAGATTGCCCAACTATCAGGATTAA
- the LOC124927457 gene encoding RNA pseudouridine synthase 3, mitochondrial isoform X1 yields MINKECLRHQSLLIAFRFYSRIRPPPPAIAVPVLRVTNNIAHLGPPKEGPKPRQLLSLPPFPGYPLPGKASSSGQFTAISWVKYYFQAASNLVVQSLFNHGLVQTECRYLDSSNKKAMRKVMHDEVMNEGARIHIPVSVAASSISKRFDTIPSGTLYPNADEIAYLQRLVHYKDSAILVLNKPPKLPVKGNLPVHNSMDALAASALTFGYDEGPKLVHRLDRESSGIILLGRTKESVDHLQWLFNRNDRAKLSDKDWNDACEATYQRYWALVIGRPKENEGIINAPISKVTLNDGKTERVILAHCSRLEASQEAITEYRVLGPTINGCSWIELCPRTSRKHQLRVHCAEALGTPIVGDYKYGWFVHSKWKQMPRVDIEPKSGKPYKLRRPVGLAVQKGSVLSKVPLLHLHCRELVLPNIAKFIESGKEGSEFGELMFQPDLLRFVVSMPSHMKISWNLMSSYLV; encoded by the exons ATGATAAATAAGGAATGCCTCCGCCACCAGTCTTTGTTGATCGCCTTTAGATTCTACTCTAGAATACGTCCTCCGCCGCCTGCCATTGCTGTACCTGTCCTTCGAGTTACAAACAATATTGCTCATTTGGGTCCTCCTAAAGAAGGCCCTAAACCTCGTCAACTTCTCTCCCTTCCGCCCTTCCCTGGTTATCCCTTGCCTGGAAAAGCTTCATCGTCTGGACAATTCACTGCAATCAGCTGGGTCAAGTACTACTTTCAAGCAGCTAGCAATTTGGTCGTTCAGTCCCTCTTTAACCATGGCCTT GTGCAAACGGAGTGTCGCTACTTGGACAGCTCAAACAAGAAAGCAATGAGAAAG GTTATGCATGATGAAGTGATGAATGAAGGTGCAAGAATACATATACCTGTATCAGTTGCGGCATCTAGTATTTCCAAGAGATTCGACACCATACCAAGTGGAACTCTGTATCCAAATGCTGATGAAATAGCATATCTGCAAAGGCTGGTCCATTATAAG GACTCAGCTATTCTCGTGTTAAACAAGCCACCTAAATTGCCTGTAAAG GGGAACCTACCTGTGCATAACAGCATGGATGCCTTGGCAGCTTCAGCATTGACTTTTGGGTACGATGAAGGTCCTAAATTG GTTCACCGTCTTGATAGAGAGAGTAGTGGCATCATTTTGCTAGGGAGAACTAAGGAAAGTGTCGATCATCTTCAGTGGCTGTTTAACCGCAATGATCGTGCAAAACTCTCTGATAAG GATTGGAATGATGCTTGTGAGGCAACATATCAGAGATATTGGGCATTGGTCATAGGACGACCCAAGGAAAATGAAGGCATCATTAATGCTCCGATTTCCAAG GTAACGCTGAATGATGGGAAAACAGAGAGGGTGATTTTGGCACATTGCTCAAGGTTAGAAGCCTCTCAAGAGGCTATTACTGAATATCGAGTTCTTGGTCCAACCATAAATGGATGCTCATGGATTGAACTATGTCCACGTACAAGCCGCAAGCACCAG CTGCGGGTACATTGTGCTGAAGCACTAGGGACACCAATTGTAGGTGACTATAAGTACGGTTGGTTCGTTCATAGTAAATGGAAGCAAATGCCTAGAGTTGATATCGAGCCAAAATCAGGGAAACCCTACAAGTTAAGAAGACCGGTTGGATTGGCTGTTCAAAAAGGTAGTGTTCTTTCGAAGGTCCCTTTGCTTCACCTTCATTGTAGAGAGCTGGTACTTCCTAACATAGCAAAGTTTATCGAAAGTGGGAAGGAAGGTTCAGAGTTTGGCGAACTCATGTTCCAACCGGATCTACTTCGGTTCGTGGTATCCATGCCATCTCACATGAAAATCAGCTGGAACCTTATGTCTTCATACTTGGTGTGA
- the LOC124927457 gene encoding RNA pseudouridine synthase 3, mitochondrial isoform X2: MHDEVMNEGARIHIPVSVAASSISKRFDTIPSGTLYPNADEIAYLQRLVHYKDSAILVLNKPPKLPVKGNLPVHNSMDALAASALTFGYDEGPKLVHRLDRESSGIILLGRTKESVDHLQWLFNRNDRAKLSDKDWNDACEATYQRYWALVIGRPKENEGIINAPISKVTLNDGKTERVILAHCSRLEASQEAITEYRVLGPTINGCSWIELCPRTSRKHQLRVHCAEALGTPIVGDYKYGWFVHSKWKQMPRVDIEPKSGKPYKLRRPVGLAVQKGSVLSKVPLLHLHCRELVLPNIAKFIESGKEGSEFGELMFQPDLLRFVVSMPSHMKISWNLMSSYLV; the protein is encoded by the exons ATGCATGATGAAGTGATGAATGAAGGTGCAAGAATACATATACCTGTATCAGTTGCGGCATCTAGTATTTCCAAGAGATTCGACACCATACCAAGTGGAACTCTGTATCCAAATGCTGATGAAATAGCATATCTGCAAAGGCTGGTCCATTATAAG GACTCAGCTATTCTCGTGTTAAACAAGCCACCTAAATTGCCTGTAAAG GGGAACCTACCTGTGCATAACAGCATGGATGCCTTGGCAGCTTCAGCATTGACTTTTGGGTACGATGAAGGTCCTAAATTG GTTCACCGTCTTGATAGAGAGAGTAGTGGCATCATTTTGCTAGGGAGAACTAAGGAAAGTGTCGATCATCTTCAGTGGCTGTTTAACCGCAATGATCGTGCAAAACTCTCTGATAAG GATTGGAATGATGCTTGTGAGGCAACATATCAGAGATATTGGGCATTGGTCATAGGACGACCCAAGGAAAATGAAGGCATCATTAATGCTCCGATTTCCAAG GTAACGCTGAATGATGGGAAAACAGAGAGGGTGATTTTGGCACATTGCTCAAGGTTAGAAGCCTCTCAAGAGGCTATTACTGAATATCGAGTTCTTGGTCCAACCATAAATGGATGCTCATGGATTGAACTATGTCCACGTACAAGCCGCAAGCACCAG CTGCGGGTACATTGTGCTGAAGCACTAGGGACACCAATTGTAGGTGACTATAAGTACGGTTGGTTCGTTCATAGTAAATGGAAGCAAATGCCTAGAGTTGATATCGAGCCAAAATCAGGGAAACCCTACAAGTTAAGAAGACCGGTTGGATTGGCTGTTCAAAAAGGTAGTGTTCTTTCGAAGGTCCCTTTGCTTCACCTTCATTGTAGAGAGCTGGTACTTCCTAACATAGCAAAGTTTATCGAAAGTGGGAAGGAAGGTTCAGAGTTTGGCGAACTCATGTTCCAACCGGATCTACTTCGGTTCGTGGTATCCATGCCATCTCACATGAAAATCAGCTGGAACCTTATGTCTTCATACTTGGTGTGA
- the LOC124925249 gene encoding dirigent protein 22-like has protein sequence MVACKFYFFITLTILLFAINVASAQDQDTFGSRMNPKLLRMNKEKLTHFRFYWHDVVSGPKPSSVTVVPPITNGSTTFFGLVNIIDNPLTLGPNITSKRVGQGQGLYASASLEEIGLLMLMNIAFTEGEYNGSTFTVLGRNTVFSKVREMAVVGGSGIFRLARGYVQAKTYFLDLKSGDATVEYNAYVLHY, from the exons ATGGTCGCctgtaaattttatttcttcattACTCTAACTATCCTCCTATTCGCCATTAATGTAGCCTCGGCCCAAGACCAAGATACGTTCGGCAGCCGCATGAACCCGAAGCTCCTCCGCATGAACAAAGAGAAGTTGACCCATTTCag GTTCTATTGGCACGATGTGGTCAGTGGTCCGAAGCCAAGCTCAGTGACGGTTGTGCCACCAATAACCAATGGCTCAACAACGTTCTTCGGTCTAGTGAATATTATAGACAACCCATTAACTTTGGGCCCCAACATAACCTCGAAAAGAGTTGGACAGGGACAAGGGTTATACGCTTCTGCTTCGTTAGAAGAGATTGGATTGTTGATGCTGATGAATATTGCTTTCACAGAAGGGGAGTACAACGGAAGTACGTTCACGGTTCTTGGAAGGAACACCGTGTTTTCGAAGGTTCGGGAGATGGCAGTGGTGGGCGGATCCGGTATTTTTCGCCTCGCACGGGGATATGTTCAGGCCAAAACATATTTCCTTGATCTCAAGAGTGGAGATGCTACGGTTGAGTATAATGCTTATGTATTGcattattaa